In Quercus robur chromosome 10, dhQueRobu3.1, whole genome shotgun sequence, a genomic segment contains:
- the LOC126703501 gene encoding importin beta-like SAD2 isoform X2 has protein sequence MDLPSLAVILQAALSPNPDERKAAEQSLNQFQYTPQHLVRLLQIIVDNNCDMAVRQAASIHFKNFIAKNWAPHDPDEQHKILPADKDMVRDHILVFVTQLPPLLRAQLGECLKTLINSDYPEQWPRLLDWVKHNLQDQQVHGALYVLRILARKYEFKSDEERTPVYHIVEETFPHLLNIFNRLVQIVNPPLDVADLIKLICKIFWSSIYLEIPKQLFDPNVFNAWMILFLNMLESPVPLEGQPADPELRKSWGWWKVKKWTIHILNRLYTRFGDLKLQNPENKAFAQMFQKNYAGKILECHINLLNVIRVGGYLPDRVINLILQYLSNSISKNTMYTLLQSRLDSLLFEIVFPLMCFNDNDQKLWDEDPHEYVRKGYDIIEDLYSPRTAAMDFVSELVRKRGKENLHKFIQFIVGIFKSYDEAPVEYKPYRQKDGALLAIGALCDKLKQTEPYKSQLEPMLVQHVFPEFNSPVGHLRAKAAWVAGQYAHINFADQNNFLKALHSVVSGMRDSELPVRVDSVFALRSFVEACRDLNEIRPILPQLLDEFFKLMNEVENEDLVFTLETIVDKFGEEMAPYALGLCQNLAAAFWRCMNTAEAEDEADDPGALAAVGCLRAISTILESVSRLPHLFVQVEPTLLPIMRRMLSSDGQEVFEEVLEIVSYMTFFSPTISMDMWSLWPLMMEALADFAIDYFPNILVPLDNYVSRGTAHFLACKEPDYQQSLWSMISSIMADKNMEDNDIEPAPKLIQVLFQNCKGQVDQWVEPYLRATVERLRRAEKSYLKCLLIQVIADALYYNASLTLSILQKLGVATEIFNLWFQMLQQVKKSGLRANFKREHDKKVCCLGLTSLLLLPADQLPAEALGRVFKAALDLLVAYKDQVAEAAKEEEAEDDDDGMDGFQTDDEDDDGDGSDKEMGVDTEDGDEADSVRLQKLAEQAKAFRPNDSDDDDSDDDYSDDEELQSPIDEVDPFIFFVDSIKALQASDPLRFQNLTQTLDFHYQALANGVAQHAEQRKVEIEKERMEKAAATVAS, from the exons ATGGATCTTCCAAGCCTCGCCGTGATTCTCCAAGCTGCTCTGAGCCCCAATCCCGATGAACGTAAAGCCGCCGAGCAAAGCCTCAATCAG TTTCAATACACGCCTCAGCATTTGGTGAGGCTATTGCAAATCATTGTGGACAATAATTGTGACATGGCGGTGCGCCAAGCCGCTAGCATTCATTTCAAGAACTTCATCGCGAAGAACTGGGCGCCTCACGATCCGG ATGAGCAGCACAAGATTTTGCCGGCTGATAAAGACATGGTGAGGGATCATATTCTAGTGTTTGTAACCCAACTTCCTCCTCTGTtgag GGCACAGCTAGGTGAATGCCTCAAGACGCTTATTAATTCTGATTACCCCGAACAGTGGCCACGCCTTCTGGACTGGGTGAAGCATAACTTACAAGATCAACAAGTCCATGGAGCTTTGTACGTGTTGCGGATTCTTGCTAGAAAATACGA GTTCAAATCTGATGAGGAGAGAACACCGGTTTATCACATTGTTGAGGAGACATTCCCTCATCTGCTTAATATATTCAACAGGCTTGTCCAGATTGTCAACCCACCATTGGATGTAGCAGATCTGATCAAGcttatttgtaaaatattttggtcATCCATATAT TTGGAGATTCCAAAGCAGCTATTTGATCCAAATGTCTTCAATGCGTGGATGATTCTTTTCTTAAATATGTTGGAGAGTCCCGTTCCCTTGGAAGGGCAGCCTGCTGATCCCGAGCTTAGGAAATCATGGGGATGGTGGAAGGTCAAGAAATGGACGATTCACATTTTAAATAGGCTGTACACACG GTTTGGAGATTTGAAACttcaaaacccagaaaacaaaGCTTTTGCTCAAATGTTTCAGAAGAACTATGCTGGAAAGATCTTGGAGTGTCACATTAATTTGCTGAATGTGATTCGTGTTGGTGGCTATTTACCCGACAGAGTTATCAACCTTATTCTTCAGTACCTAAGCAACAG TATCTCAAAGAATACCATGTATACTCTGCTCCAATCCCGACTTGATAGTCTTCTTTTTGAGATAGTGTTCCCCCTTATGTGCTTCAATGACAATGATCAAAAGCTCTGGGATGAAGACCCACATGAGTATGTGAGGAAGGGCTATG ATATCATTGAAGATTTATACAGTCCGAGGACTGCTGCCATGGATTTTGTTAGTGAGTTGGTTAGAAAGCGTGGAAAAGAAAATCTTCAcaagtttattcaatttatCGTGGGAATTTTTAAGAG TTATGATGAAGCACCAGTAGAGTACAAACCCTACAGACAGAAAGATGGTGCTCTTCTTGCTATTGGAGCTCTTTGTGATAAATTGAAGCAAACTGAACCTTATAAGTCCCAACTTGAGCCTATGTTAGTGCAACATGTTTTCCCTGAGTTCAATAGTCCTGTTGGGCATCTTAGGGCCAAG GCCGCATGGGTTGCAGGACAGTATGCCCATATAAACTTTGCGGACCAGAACAATTTCCTTAAAGCTTTGCACAGTGTTGTATCTGGGATGCGAGATTCAGAACTTCCCGTTCGTGTTGATTCTGTTTTTGCATTGCGTTCTTTTGTTGAAGCTTGCAGAG ATTTGAATGAAATCCGTCCAATTCTTCCTCAACTCCTTGATG AGTTCTTTAAACTTATGAATGAGGTTGAGAATGAGGACCTTGTCTTTACTTTGGAGACTATAGTGGACAAGTTTGGGGAGGAGATGGCACCTTATGCTCTTGGGTTATGCCAGAATTTG GCAGCTGCATTTTGGAGGTGTATGAACACAGCTGAAGCTGAAGATGAAGCTGATGATCCTGGTGCTTTGGCTGCAGTTGGATGTTTGCGTGCCATTAGCACAATTCTTGAATCAGTGAGCAGGCTTCCTCACCTTTTTGTCCAAGTTGAGCCAACTTTGCTCCCTATAATGCGTAGAATGTTGTCAAGTGATGGCCAAG AGGTTTTTGAAGAAGTTTTGGAAATTGTGTCATATATGACTTTCTTTTCTCCGACAATTTCTATGGACATGTGGAGTCTGTGGCCATTGATGATGGAAGCATTGGCAGACTTTGCTATTGACTACTTTCCAA ATATTCTGGTTCCTTTGGATAATTACGTATCCAGAGGAACTGCACATTTCCTCGCTTGTAAAGAGCCAGATTACCAGCAAAGCCTTTGGAGTATGATTTCATCT ATCATGGCAGATAAAAATATGGAGGACAATGATATCGAGCCAGCTCCAAAGCTCATTCAAGTACTCTTCCAAAACTGCAAAGGGCAAGTGGATCAATGGGTTGAGCCATATCTTAGAGCCACGGTTGAGCGGTTGCGTCGGGCTGAGAAGTCATACCTGAAATGTCTTCTTATTCAAGTG ATTGCGGATGCTCTTTACTACAATGCCTCTTTGACTCTCAGTATATTACAAAAGCTAGGTGTTGCGACTGAAATCTTTAATCTTTGGTTCCAGATGCTGCAACAAGTTAAGAAGAGTGGTTTACGTGCTAATTTTAAAAG GGAACATGATAAGAAGGTTTGCTGCTTGGGATTGACATCACTCCTGTTGCTTCCAGCTGATCAATTGCCAGCTGAAGCTTTGGGGCGTGTTTTCAAGGCAGCACTTGATCTCTTAGTTGCGTACAAAGATCAAGTtgcag AAGctgcaaaggaagaagaagctgaagatgatgatgatggtatGGATGGTTTTCAaactgatgatgaagatgatgatggcGATGGATCTGACAAGGAAATGGGAGTCGATACTGAGGATGGGGATGAAGCTGACAGCGTTAGACTTCAAAAGTTGGCTGAACAG GCGAAGGCTTTCCGGCCGAATGACTCGGatgatgatgactcggatgatGACTACAGTGATGATGAAGAATTGCAATCGCCCATTGATGAAGTGGacccttttattttctttgtggaTTCAATCAAAG CCTTGCAAGCATCAGATCCATTGAGGTTCCAGAACCTTACGCAGACACTTGACTTTCACTATCAGGCCCTTGCCAATGGTGTTGCCCAGCACGCTGAACAGAGAAAAGTggaaattgaaaaggaaagaatggaGAAGGCAGCAGCTACTGTTGCTTCTTAA
- the LOC126703501 gene encoding importin beta-like SAD2 isoform X1 translates to MDLPSLAVILQAALSPNPDERKAAEQSLNQFQYTPQHLVRLLQIIVDNNCDMAVRQAASIHFKNFIAKNWAPHDPDEQHKILPADKDMVRDHILVFVTQLPPLLRAQLGECLKTLINSDYPEQWPRLLDWVKHNLQDQQVHGALYVLRILARKYEFKSDEERTPVYHIVEETFPHLLNIFNRLVQIVNPPLDVADLIKLICKIFWSSIYLEIPKQLFDPNVFNAWMILFLNMLESPVPLEGQPADPELRKSWGWWKVKKWTIHILNRLYTRLILLRFGDLKLQNPENKAFAQMFQKNYAGKILECHINLLNVIRVGGYLPDRVINLILQYLSNSISKNTMYTLLQSRLDSLLFEIVFPLMCFNDNDQKLWDEDPHEYVRKGYDIIEDLYSPRTAAMDFVSELVRKRGKENLHKFIQFIVGIFKSYDEAPVEYKPYRQKDGALLAIGALCDKLKQTEPYKSQLEPMLVQHVFPEFNSPVGHLRAKAAWVAGQYAHINFADQNNFLKALHSVVSGMRDSELPVRVDSVFALRSFVEACRDLNEIRPILPQLLDEFFKLMNEVENEDLVFTLETIVDKFGEEMAPYALGLCQNLAAAFWRCMNTAEAEDEADDPGALAAVGCLRAISTILESVSRLPHLFVQVEPTLLPIMRRMLSSDGQEVFEEVLEIVSYMTFFSPTISMDMWSLWPLMMEALADFAIDYFPNILVPLDNYVSRGTAHFLACKEPDYQQSLWSMISSIMADKNMEDNDIEPAPKLIQVLFQNCKGQVDQWVEPYLRATVERLRRAEKSYLKCLLIQVIADALYYNASLTLSILQKLGVATEIFNLWFQMLQQVKKSGLRANFKREHDKKVCCLGLTSLLLLPADQLPAEALGRVFKAALDLLVAYKDQVAEAAKEEEAEDDDDGMDGFQTDDEDDDGDGSDKEMGVDTEDGDEADSVRLQKLAEQAKAFRPNDSDDDDSDDDYSDDEELQSPIDEVDPFIFFVDSIKALQASDPLRFQNLTQTLDFHYQALANGVAQHAEQRKVEIEKERMEKAAATVAS, encoded by the exons ATGGATCTTCCAAGCCTCGCCGTGATTCTCCAAGCTGCTCTGAGCCCCAATCCCGATGAACGTAAAGCCGCCGAGCAAAGCCTCAATCAG TTTCAATACACGCCTCAGCATTTGGTGAGGCTATTGCAAATCATTGTGGACAATAATTGTGACATGGCGGTGCGCCAAGCCGCTAGCATTCATTTCAAGAACTTCATCGCGAAGAACTGGGCGCCTCACGATCCGG ATGAGCAGCACAAGATTTTGCCGGCTGATAAAGACATGGTGAGGGATCATATTCTAGTGTTTGTAACCCAACTTCCTCCTCTGTtgag GGCACAGCTAGGTGAATGCCTCAAGACGCTTATTAATTCTGATTACCCCGAACAGTGGCCACGCCTTCTGGACTGGGTGAAGCATAACTTACAAGATCAACAAGTCCATGGAGCTTTGTACGTGTTGCGGATTCTTGCTAGAAAATACGA GTTCAAATCTGATGAGGAGAGAACACCGGTTTATCACATTGTTGAGGAGACATTCCCTCATCTGCTTAATATATTCAACAGGCTTGTCCAGATTGTCAACCCACCATTGGATGTAGCAGATCTGATCAAGcttatttgtaaaatattttggtcATCCATATAT TTGGAGATTCCAAAGCAGCTATTTGATCCAAATGTCTTCAATGCGTGGATGATTCTTTTCTTAAATATGTTGGAGAGTCCCGTTCCCTTGGAAGGGCAGCCTGCTGATCCCGAGCTTAGGAAATCATGGGGATGGTGGAAGGTCAAGAAATGGACGATTCACATTTTAAATAGGCTGTACACACG TCTTATTTTACTCAGGTTTGGAGATTTGAAACttcaaaacccagaaaacaaaGCTTTTGCTCAAATGTTTCAGAAGAACTATGCTGGAAAGATCTTGGAGTGTCACATTAATTTGCTGAATGTGATTCGTGTTGGTGGCTATTTACCCGACAGAGTTATCAACCTTATTCTTCAGTACCTAAGCAACAG TATCTCAAAGAATACCATGTATACTCTGCTCCAATCCCGACTTGATAGTCTTCTTTTTGAGATAGTGTTCCCCCTTATGTGCTTCAATGACAATGATCAAAAGCTCTGGGATGAAGACCCACATGAGTATGTGAGGAAGGGCTATG ATATCATTGAAGATTTATACAGTCCGAGGACTGCTGCCATGGATTTTGTTAGTGAGTTGGTTAGAAAGCGTGGAAAAGAAAATCTTCAcaagtttattcaatttatCGTGGGAATTTTTAAGAG TTATGATGAAGCACCAGTAGAGTACAAACCCTACAGACAGAAAGATGGTGCTCTTCTTGCTATTGGAGCTCTTTGTGATAAATTGAAGCAAACTGAACCTTATAAGTCCCAACTTGAGCCTATGTTAGTGCAACATGTTTTCCCTGAGTTCAATAGTCCTGTTGGGCATCTTAGGGCCAAG GCCGCATGGGTTGCAGGACAGTATGCCCATATAAACTTTGCGGACCAGAACAATTTCCTTAAAGCTTTGCACAGTGTTGTATCTGGGATGCGAGATTCAGAACTTCCCGTTCGTGTTGATTCTGTTTTTGCATTGCGTTCTTTTGTTGAAGCTTGCAGAG ATTTGAATGAAATCCGTCCAATTCTTCCTCAACTCCTTGATG AGTTCTTTAAACTTATGAATGAGGTTGAGAATGAGGACCTTGTCTTTACTTTGGAGACTATAGTGGACAAGTTTGGGGAGGAGATGGCACCTTATGCTCTTGGGTTATGCCAGAATTTG GCAGCTGCATTTTGGAGGTGTATGAACACAGCTGAAGCTGAAGATGAAGCTGATGATCCTGGTGCTTTGGCTGCAGTTGGATGTTTGCGTGCCATTAGCACAATTCTTGAATCAGTGAGCAGGCTTCCTCACCTTTTTGTCCAAGTTGAGCCAACTTTGCTCCCTATAATGCGTAGAATGTTGTCAAGTGATGGCCAAG AGGTTTTTGAAGAAGTTTTGGAAATTGTGTCATATATGACTTTCTTTTCTCCGACAATTTCTATGGACATGTGGAGTCTGTGGCCATTGATGATGGAAGCATTGGCAGACTTTGCTATTGACTACTTTCCAA ATATTCTGGTTCCTTTGGATAATTACGTATCCAGAGGAACTGCACATTTCCTCGCTTGTAAAGAGCCAGATTACCAGCAAAGCCTTTGGAGTATGATTTCATCT ATCATGGCAGATAAAAATATGGAGGACAATGATATCGAGCCAGCTCCAAAGCTCATTCAAGTACTCTTCCAAAACTGCAAAGGGCAAGTGGATCAATGGGTTGAGCCATATCTTAGAGCCACGGTTGAGCGGTTGCGTCGGGCTGAGAAGTCATACCTGAAATGTCTTCTTATTCAAGTG ATTGCGGATGCTCTTTACTACAATGCCTCTTTGACTCTCAGTATATTACAAAAGCTAGGTGTTGCGACTGAAATCTTTAATCTTTGGTTCCAGATGCTGCAACAAGTTAAGAAGAGTGGTTTACGTGCTAATTTTAAAAG GGAACATGATAAGAAGGTTTGCTGCTTGGGATTGACATCACTCCTGTTGCTTCCAGCTGATCAATTGCCAGCTGAAGCTTTGGGGCGTGTTTTCAAGGCAGCACTTGATCTCTTAGTTGCGTACAAAGATCAAGTtgcag AAGctgcaaaggaagaagaagctgaagatgatgatgatggtatGGATGGTTTTCAaactgatgatgaagatgatgatggcGATGGATCTGACAAGGAAATGGGAGTCGATACTGAGGATGGGGATGAAGCTGACAGCGTTAGACTTCAAAAGTTGGCTGAACAG GCGAAGGCTTTCCGGCCGAATGACTCGGatgatgatgactcggatgatGACTACAGTGATGATGAAGAATTGCAATCGCCCATTGATGAAGTGGacccttttattttctttgtggaTTCAATCAAAG CCTTGCAAGCATCAGATCCATTGAGGTTCCAGAACCTTACGCAGACACTTGACTTTCACTATCAGGCCCTTGCCAATGGTGTTGCCCAGCACGCTGAACAGAGAAAAGTggaaattgaaaaggaaagaatggaGAAGGCAGCAGCTACTGTTGCTTCTTAA